AAGTCCATTCAGGGATTCACGCTTCTCGTTGATCATCTTTTGAAGAGCCGGGAGGCCGAAAGACCCAAAGAATGCGTCAAGATTTATGGATGCGCTGTCACCGAGATAATTCTTGCCGTCAATTTTTCCAGCCTTCTGGATATCGAGGAACTCAAGAACGGTTGCATACGCAATCCGAACAAGGTTCAAAACCAGTCCAAGTGTTGAATAGAGTATGGAAGAGTCCGGCTTTACGGGGATCTCAATAATGGCCTTATGTCGTTTCCTATCGTCCTGCACGCAAACGGCATTCGCAAGCTCAGCAATAATAGATGCAAGCCCTCCGCCGGATACCCCTGTCCCTTTCTGCAGTTCCTCAAGAACATTTTGCACTGTCTTGGTAATGTTTTCGCTCCCTTCGGATGAGGCGATGTAGGCGATATCTTCCGCTTTCAGCCTGTTCAACCTGTCCAGCGCGTCGCCGACGTTATCTATCCCTTTAAGAATATTCCCTCTGTATGGCGAGTAGGTCACCTCTTGCGCCCCCGTGATGCTGGCGGTAAAACGGATAGGAATGTGGACCGGCTCGCAGGCGTGATCGAGGAGCGTGGCGGTTACAACCTGGTTTTTAACGTCCGGGTCCGGCCACCAGTAGCACTCCGCCTCACCCTTTTTGTTTGTTCTGCAGACAACGGAGTATTCCCCTCCGTCAGCCTTTGGAAATATGGAGAGCCATCCGGCCCCTTTATCTTTCCGGGCAGGGAAGCCTATCTCAAAACGGACCAGCGCGTTGGCAAGGGGGAGCTGACCGTTGGATACCCCTACCTTTAATGAATTGGTAAGCCTTTCATCGCGGATGATATCCTGCCCGTCCCCTCCGACGTAAAAAAGTTCAGTGATTTTCGTTATCGGCGGGAAGAGTGACCGCAAATCCTCAAGCGGTTCCCAGTCGCCGGCATGTTTCAAGATCGCGATCGGGGCGTATGAGTGTTCTATTCCGTCCGGAGGGCACATGACAGGGCGGAGATTTTCATCATGGGGCCACTCGATATCGCCGGTCGCGACGCGGGCCGGTATCATCCAGTAATCTCCGCTTCTGTAATTCCCATTTTTCTCGAAACGTATCTCGATCCCGCTTTCGAGAGTCATCCACTCCTTCTCTCTCACAAGGTGGACACCGGAGACAGGCCCGCTATCCCTGTTTTCATCCCTGTCCCAGATGCGGACTGTCGGCTTTTCGCCGAAATAGAATGGGCAGTAATCTTTTCCGTTGTTGCCGGGCCATTCCGCTACGGTCAGATTGAAGCCGTCTACCTTTTCTATCTCCGCCATAACCCCCGGCTCTCCGCGCAGCGCTCGCCCCTCATCGCTTATCTCGATCCACTGTTTTGGCTGGAACTCAAATTCCGCCCCTCTGCCGTGATCGCTTATGGTGACGACCCGGTTTTCAACACGGATAAGACGCGCCACGCGGCAGGCGTTATCGCGCGACCACTTATAAGTAGCTTTACCAGCGGTTCCGCTGTCGTGTATCTCTATCCGGTAGAGGTGGTTATCCAGGCGGTGATATCCTGTCCCCAGCACGTGGGAGCAGGGATCGTTTTCCACATCGAAACGCCTTGCGCGCGCGCCGAGGAGAGACGCGCCGGCATTGCCGGTCGGTTTCCAGCCGGAGCCGGGTAGGGGAGCCCCTTCCACGTCGTTGGCGTCCATCTCCTCGAACTTCACCTGCCAGACGGTTCTTGCGCGGGTAGTAGTATCGGTTCCGAGTAGAGCCTTTTCGCGGATATGGCTCTCTTCAAGGGCGGTAACGTTCCTCGTCCACACATCGAGATAGGCGGTATAGAGACAGCACTTCTCCGGGAGCGGAGTATCGGGGAGGTCGGGCTGGTTTGAAAGCGGGACGCTGCCTTCGTTTTCGCAGAGTATGCCGTTTACATAGTAGCGCCCCGGTGTGAGATGGAGCTTGAAATCCTTCGAAACGATCTTGAATCCTGCGTTCTCCTGCGGCCCCCCCGAAAGGCCGAATGTGTCAACGCGAGTTGTCCGGTCAAGATGGGTGTTTATGTCGTGCTGTTCGTTCCAGTCGGCGTCGAGCTGCACGCGCCCCTGCTGCATCCGCACACCGCTGTAATGTTTTTCCTTGCGGAAGGTAAAGCGCGAGTAATCACCCTTCATGCAGATTCACCTTTCTATTGTGTATATGAAGGAATATAAAGGAGATGCGTCTCATGGAGTGTACTCCTCAACGCTGGAGAAATGTACTGAACCGTTGTACCCGCCAATTACGTAGATCTTTTCATTTACCATCGATGAAGAGTGACCGAAGCGGGGAGTCGGCATAGGAGCTAAGGTGCTGTTCCAGCTGTTCGCCACGGAGTCATAAACATAAAGAGGATTAAGAGAGGCTAAAACGTCGTACCCTCCAATAACGTATATCTTTCCATTTACCTCCGATGAAGAATGGTAGAATAAGGGGGTCGGCATAGCTTTACAAGGATTACTGGGACTAAACATAGTGTTTGAGGATCCCCAACTGTTTGTCAAAGGGGCGTACACCTCAAGAGTATTTTGAATTCCAAAGCCCATTCCACCCATAACGTAAATCTTTTCATTTGCTACCGATGCAGAGTGGCCGTAGCGGGGAGTCGGCATAGGGGGATAAGGCAAGGGGGTAGCCAACATAAAATTTTTGGATTCCCAAACGTTTGTCACTGGGTCGTACACCTCCAGTGTACCTAGATTTGGTACTGCATTGTTACGGCCACCGAGGACGTATATCTTTCCATCTACCTCCGATGAAGAGTGAAACAAGCGAGGAGTCGGCATTGGAGTTAAGGATTTCCAACTGTTTGTCGCAGGGTCGTACACTTCAAGAGTATTTAGAATTGCTGACCCACTCACCCCGCCAATGACGTATATCTTTTTATCTATCACCGATGAAGAGTGACCGAAGCGGGGAGTCGGCATAGCTTTCCAAGGATAGTTGGTACTAAATGAGGATATCCAACTGTTCGCTACGGGATCGTACACCTCAACAGTATTTAGAGTTCCTGCATTGTCCCTTCCGCCGATGACGTATATCTTTCCATCTACCACCGATGAAGAGTGTTGGTAGCGGGGAGTCGGCATTGAAGCTTTTTTGTACCAAATGTTTCGAGCTATTTCGGTGGTGAAACTGAAGTTGTACGGCGCTACAAGCTGGTTCCCTGCTTTATCTGCTACCCCCGATACAGTTGCCGAGTAGGTTGTTGCATTCGCAAGTTTTTGTGTTGGAGTGAAGGAAGCCGTCCTGATTGCGCTGTCGTAGGCGATATTGCCAGCCACCTTGTTCGTGCCATCGCTAAGAGTGAAAGTTCCGGCATTTATTGTCGCCGGATTCATATCCTTGCTGAATTTCACGGTAATGCTCATACTATCGGTACTCCAGTTGTTCCATCTTTAGGGTAAGTTGAATTGATCGCAGGGGGAACCGTGTCAATGACGATTGAACAGCTTCCGCTTGATGACCAGTTTCCTGCCTCATCCCGTTCCTGAACATAGAGCGTGTATCCGCCATCAACCAGCTCGAATTCGGGGACATAGGAGCGCGATTTTGTTTCCGTCGCGCCTGTAGTGAGGTCCGCATTTCCAAGTTTGTATCGGTAGGTTCCGTTGCCGCCGTTTCCGCCAGAGGCCC
This Nitrospinota bacterium DNA region includes the following protein-coding sequences:
- a CDS encoding DUF6519 domain-containing protein gives rise to the protein MKGDYSRFTFRKEKHYSGVRMQQGRVQLDADWNEQHDINTHLDRTTRVDTFGLSGGPQENAGFKIVSKDFKLHLTPGRYYVNGILCENEGSVPLSNQPDLPDTPLPEKCCLYTAYLDVWTRNVTALEESHIREKALLGTDTTTRARTVWQVKFEEMDANDVEGAPLPGSGWKPTGNAGASLLGARARRFDVENDPCSHVLGTGYHRLDNHLYRIEIHDSGTAGKATYKWSRDNACRVARLIRVENRVVTISDHGRGAEFEFQPKQWIEISDEGRALRGEPGVMAEIEKVDGFNLTVAEWPGNNGKDYCPFYFGEKPTVRIWDRDENRDSGPVSGVHLVREKEWMTLESGIEIRFEKNGNYRSGDYWMIPARVATGDIEWPHDENLRPVMCPPDGIEHSYAPIAILKHAGDWEPLEDLRSLFPPITKITELFYVGGDGQDIIRDERLTNSLKVGVSNGQLPLANALVRFEIGFPARKDKGAGWLSIFPKADGGEYSVVCRTNKKGEAECYWWPDPDVKNQVVTATLLDHACEPVHIPIRFTASITGAQEVTYSPYRGNILKGIDNVGDALDRLNRLKAEDIAYIASSEGSENITKTVQNVLEELQKGTGVSGGGLASIIAELANAVCVQDDRKRHKAIIEIPVKPDSSILYSTLGLVLNLVRIAYATVLEFLDIQKAGKIDGKNYLGDSASINLDAFFGSFGLPALQKMINEKRESLNGLGQMFPNLLLYTIAEILGDRIFGSNRNSEENARAFFSLLQEYGEKFGDLENFNGIAAYNFFMTAFYLPIMDSRKFDHKATSILIKLILDITAACWKRLSTGILIDKDMKFDIPNDIDWNNKMEKPVRAIFHSLGNYGLVRIDDNPPVQLIDTLVQRPVTGGFGATWLIYRNKACRISHKELIDATENDLLKTPGPDLTINPLNGWQFEEAEFSGSYFLLYSLSPSGVKNILSIPVSYLNTLSGAHDLKTILDADTPGTGGTINADITVSSRIKIVRGRTDAPPAALFLENEPYFMNLESNEITDCAFSEQGITIQLENIHGAYTANLADAGGVSEFTIVIYDDLNGQRLLLGQADNGYIKWLSKVKLHSFSRIADVASDQLIINHDLNEPSWAFVPLSTFLPGLWSDHAALYKGMLNSVASDSKPHFEVDFLGNIYTDTGGSASSLKFETGSISDAHFNDSLITVLKWNTFLKIYKTDGEILPSYLNSIILQHPRVSYSTLQQYHNRIQFVHCRSGKYFIVLKADNSIQETKVLEMSTIERGA
- a CDS encoding Ig-like domain-containing protein encodes the protein MSITVKFSKDMNPATINAGTFTLSDGTNKVAGNIAYDSAIRTASFTPTQKLANATTYSATVSGVADKAGNQLVAPYNFSFTTEIARNIWYKKASMPTPRYQHSSSVVDGKIYVIGGRDNAGTLNTVEVYDPVANSWISSFSTNYPWKAMPTPRFGHSSSVIDKKIYVIGGVSGSAILNTLEVYDPATNSWKSLTPMPTPRLFHSSSEVDGKIYVLGGRNNAVPNLGTLEVYDPVTNVWESKNFMLATPLPYPPMPTPRYGHSASVANEKIYVMGGMGFGIQNTLEVYAPLTNSWGSSNTMFSPSNPCKAMPTPLFYHSSSEVNGKIYVIGGYDVLASLNPLYVYDSVANSWNSTLAPMPTPRFGHSSSMVNEKIYVIGGYNGSVHFSSVEEYTP